The following coding sequences lie in one Pungitius pungitius chromosome 18, fPunPun2.1, whole genome shotgun sequence genomic window:
- the LOC119226952 gene encoding AN1-type zinc finger protein 5-like — protein sequence MAQETNQSLVPTPCANGCGFYGNPRTNGMCSVCHKEHLSRQNNGSVSTLTALGGSGGAAAEASAMQRLEATLNNAAAAAVAAAESAAEAAASAQAAASEAFSGVSTAMSVTQQMTEMSLSREEKGATGSRVDLSDPVLTQPTCSAAYPSTACSDQPKEPEPQKPKKNRCFMCRKKLGLTGFDCRCGNLFCGLHRYSDKHNCPYDYKAEAADKIRKENPVVVAEKIQRI from the exons ATGGCCCAggagaccaatcagagcctAGTTCCTACACCCTGTGCTAATGGCTGTGGTTTCTATGGCAACCCTAGGACTAATGGCATGTGCTCTGTCTGCCATAAGGAGCACCTGTCAAGGCAGAACAATGGATCAGTCAGTACTTTGACTGCCCTTG GTGGCAGCGGTGGTGCCGCAGCTGAGGCCTCTGCCATGCAGAGGTTAGAAGCCACCTTGAATAATGCCGCAGCAGCTGCCGTCGCTGCTGCAGAGTCTGCAGCGGAGGCCGCTGCCTCTGCTCAAGCTGCTGCCAGCGAGGCTTTCAG TGGCGTTTCTACTGCGATGTCTGTAACACAGCAGATGACGGAGATGAGTCTCTCCCGGGAGGAGAAAGGAGCAACAGGGAGCAGAGTAGACCTCTCAGACCCAG TTTTGACTCAGCCCACATGCTCGGCCGCTTATCCCTCCACTGCTTGTAGTGACCAGCCCAAAGAGCCCGAACCCCAAAAACCCAAGAAGAATCGCTGCTTTATGTGCCGCAAGAAGCTCGGCCTCACAG GTTTTGACTGCCGCTGTGGGAATCTGTTCTGTGGACTTCACCGTTACTCTGATAAGCATAACTGTCCGTACGACTACAAAGCCGAAGCTGCTGACAAGATTCGCAAAGAGAACCCTGTGGTCGTTGCTGAGAAGATCCAGAGAATATGA